A genomic segment from Halorubrum depositum encodes:
- a CDS encoding fluoride efflux transporter FluC, translating to MTDPLLAAALVGVGGSLGAVARHAVGLRIEGRRSVVVVNAFGSLALGAALAAPIGSAATLLLAVGACGAFTTFSSFAVETVSTARVGEGDVAVGFAAANLLAALAAFLVGSALVGAAV from the coding sequence GTGACCGACCCGCTCCTCGCGGCCGCGCTCGTCGGCGTCGGCGGATCGCTCGGCGCGGTCGCCAGACACGCCGTCGGGCTCCGGATCGAAGGGCGCCGTTCCGTGGTGGTCGTCAACGCCTTCGGCAGCCTCGCGCTCGGCGCCGCCCTCGCCGCACCGATCGGCTCGGCGGCGACGCTCCTCCTCGCGGTCGGCGCTTGCGGCGCGTTCACGACGTTCTCGTCGTTCGCCGTCGAGACGGTGTCGACCGCGCGCGTCGGGGAAGGGGACGTCGCCGTCGGCTTCGCCGCCGCGAACCTGCTCGCCGCGCTGGCCGCGTTCCTCGTCGGTTCGGCGCTCGTCGGCGCGGCCGTGTGA
- the cca gene encoding CCA tRNA nucleotidyltransferase: MDDPESDDPGSDDLEAVLARVRDRVIPESEEREHLRAVAAELVERAREAIADLPVEADVVQVGSTARGTWVSGDRDVDLFVRFEPDLDRAELEEYGLAVGHAVLPDGHEEYAEHPYVKGTYEGFDVDLVPCHDVEAAAELVSAVDRTPFHDAYLSARLDDELAEDVVLAKAFLKGIGAYGSDLRTEGFSGYLTELLVLELGGFVPLVESARSWHPPVEFDPEGHAEATFDDPLVVVDPTDPTRNVAAVLSAANAARFQHYARELLAAPRESLFEPDDPDPLDVAGVRDHLDRRETTPIAVVFDAPDLVDDQLWPQLRRSLDGVVRGLNARGFDVLRAQAMVDDERAERGPTGPVRAALYAELEVAERPAVERHEGPPVAVRKHAASFYESYADDVDPETYGPFIDGDRYVVEREREFTTVRAYLESDAAGDVALGAQVDRAFAERDVLVGDAVATLAPTFGRALREFYEPHP, translated from the coding sequence ATGGACGATCCCGAGTCGGACGATCCCGGGTCCGACGACCTCGAAGCGGTCCTCGCGCGCGTCCGCGACCGGGTGATCCCGGAATCCGAGGAACGCGAGCACCTGCGGGCGGTCGCGGCCGAGCTCGTCGAGCGCGCCCGCGAGGCGATCGCCGATCTCCCCGTCGAGGCGGACGTGGTGCAGGTCGGGTCGACGGCCCGGGGGACGTGGGTCTCCGGCGACCGCGACGTCGACCTGTTCGTTCGGTTCGAACCGGACCTCGACCGCGCCGAGCTGGAGGAGTACGGGCTCGCGGTCGGCCACGCCGTCCTCCCCGACGGCCACGAGGAGTACGCCGAACACCCGTACGTGAAGGGGACCTACGAGGGGTTCGACGTCGACCTCGTCCCGTGTCACGACGTGGAGGCCGCGGCGGAGCTCGTCTCCGCGGTCGACCGGACGCCGTTCCACGACGCCTACCTCTCCGCGCGGCTCGACGACGAGCTGGCCGAGGACGTCGTGCTCGCGAAGGCGTTCCTGAAGGGGATCGGCGCGTACGGGAGCGACCTCCGCACGGAGGGGTTCTCCGGGTACCTGACGGAGCTGCTGGTGTTGGAGCTCGGCGGGTTCGTCCCGCTCGTCGAGTCCGCGCGGAGCTGGCACCCGCCGGTGGAGTTCGACCCGGAGGGCCACGCCGAGGCGACGTTCGACGACCCGCTCGTCGTCGTCGACCCCACGGACCCGACCCGGAACGTCGCGGCGGTCCTCTCCGCCGCGAACGCGGCCCGGTTCCAGCACTACGCCCGCGAGCTGCTCGCGGCGCCGCGCGAGTCGCTGTTCGAGCCCGACGACCCCGATCCGCTCGACGTCGCGGGCGTCCGCGACCACCTCGACCGACGGGAGACGACCCCGATCGCCGTCGTCTTCGACGCCCCCGACTTGGTCGACGACCAGCTGTGGCCCCAGCTCCGGCGCTCCCTCGACGGGGTCGTCCGCGGGCTGAACGCGCGCGGGTTCGACGTGCTGCGCGCGCAGGCGATGGTCGACGACGAGCGGGCCGAGCGCGGCCCGACCGGGCCGGTTCGCGCCGCGCTGTACGCCGAGCTGGAGGTCGCCGAGCGGCCGGCGGTCGAGCGCCACGAGGGGCCGCCGGTCGCGGTGCGGAAACACGCCGCGAGCTTCTACGAGTCGTACGCCGACGACGTCGACCCGGAGACGTACGGCCCGTTCATCGACGGGGACCGGTACGTCGTCGAGCGGGAGCGGGAGTTCACGACGGTGCGGGCGTACCTCGAGAGCGACGCCGCCGGTGACGTCGCGCTCGGGGCGCAGGTGGATCGGGCGTTCGCCGAGCGCGACGTGCTGGTCGGCGACGCCGTCGCGACGCTGGCGCCGACGTTCGGGAGGGCGCTCCGCGAGTTCTACGAACCGCACCCGTGA
- a CDS encoding fluoride efflux transporter FluC has product MERTPLGFLLVAAGGFLGAVARHGVAVAVGTPTGAGTLVVNAVGSFALGLLVSRATTTRTQLFVGTGALSSFTTYSTFVGDAVALGALAGTGYVAASYAVGFAAALAGLLAGGRL; this is encoded by the coding sequence ATGGAACGGACGCCGCTCGGGTTCCTGCTCGTCGCCGCCGGCGGCTTCCTCGGCGCGGTCGCCAGACACGGCGTCGCCGTCGCGGTCGGAACCCCCACCGGCGCCGGCACGCTCGTCGTCAACGCCGTCGGGTCGTTCGCGCTCGGCCTGTTGGTCTCTCGGGCGACGACGACGCGCACGCAGCTGTTCGTCGGCACCGGGGCGCTCTCGTCGTTCACGACCTACAGCACGTTCGTCGGCGACGCCGTCGCGCTCGGGGCGCTCGCCGGAACCGGGTACGTCGCCGCGAGCTACGCGGTCGGGTTCGCGGCCGCGCTCGCCGGGCTCTTGGCCGGGGGGCGGCTGTGA
- a CDS encoding ATP-binding protein → MHVLGREDDGYCAADGDADRASDTTASLPTVRLGSFLARDGSAGAPVGVDADRPHAGVVFGKRGTGKSYTLGVLAEGLADAPGVSPIVVDPMGVFGGLRDAGGRAVDPAIRPTAIPAAAWPDLLGLDPTSGPGGVVWRAVAEAAEDAGVAGGADAVSVADLRGRVAEADAPADARRAAANHLRLAASWGVFDADAPPVASLAADGAPTVLDLAGVPEAAAAAVVRAIARGLYDARVDGDCDRLPWLLVDEAHAFFGGVADPALRTLLTRGRAPGVSLVCATQRPGSLPSVAVSQSDLLVCHRLTAERDVARLAEADATYLAGDLASRLPTGTGEALVVDDATETAHTVRVRQRRTPHGGASPRASDAAESEGPR, encoded by the coding sequence ATGCACGTGCTCGGACGCGAGGACGACGGGTATTGCGCCGCCGACGGCGACGCGGATCGCGCGTCGGACACCACCGCGTCGCTCCCGACGGTCCGCCTCGGCTCGTTCCTCGCCCGCGACGGCAGCGCCGGGGCTCCCGTCGGCGTCGACGCGGACCGGCCGCACGCCGGGGTCGTCTTCGGGAAGCGCGGCACCGGGAAGTCGTACACGCTCGGCGTGCTCGCAGAGGGGCTCGCGGACGCGCCGGGCGTCTCTCCGATCGTCGTCGACCCGATGGGCGTCTTCGGCGGACTCCGGGACGCGGGGGGCCGCGCGGTCGACCCCGCGATTCGTCCGACCGCGATCCCGGCGGCCGCGTGGCCCGACCTCCTCGGACTCGATCCGACGAGCGGCCCGGGCGGGGTGGTGTGGCGGGCCGTCGCCGAGGCGGCGGAGGACGCGGGCGTCGCGGGAGGCGCGGACGCGGTCTCGGTCGCCGACCTGCGCGGCCGCGTCGCCGAGGCCGACGCGCCGGCGGACGCCCGCCGCGCCGCCGCGAACCACCTCCGGCTCGCGGCGTCGTGGGGCGTGTTCGACGCCGACGCGCCGCCAGTCGCCTCCCTCGCGGCCGACGGCGCGCCGACGGTGCTCGACCTCGCGGGGGTCCCCGAGGCCGCCGCGGCCGCCGTCGTCAGGGCGATCGCCCGCGGGCTGTACGACGCCCGAGTCGACGGCGACTGCGACCGGCTCCCGTGGCTGCTCGTCGACGAGGCGCACGCCTTCTTCGGCGGCGTCGCCGACCCCGCGCTCAGGACGCTCCTGACCCGCGGCCGCGCGCCGGGCGTCTCGCTCGTCTGCGCGACGCAGCGCCCCGGCTCCCTCCCGAGCGTCGCCGTCTCCCAGTCGGACCTGCTGGTCTGTCACCGACTCACCGCCGAACGCGACGTGGCCCGGCTCGCGGAGGCGGACGCGACGTACCTCGCCGGGGACCTCGCCTCGCGGCTCCCGACCGGCACCGGCGAGGCGCTGGTCGTCGACGACGCGACCGAGACGGCGCACACTGTCCGGGTCCGCCAGCGGCGGACGCCGCACGGGGGCGCGAGCCCGCGGGCGAGCGACGCGGCCGAGTCCGAAGGTCCAAGGTGA